A genomic region of Lytechinus pictus isolate F3 Inbred chromosome 2, Lp3.0, whole genome shotgun sequence contains the following coding sequences:
- the LOC129270003 gene encoding uncharacterized protein LOC129270003 — MRMTEIVRFFFILVISSMSMTVLCQFYLLYQKNYQDISFGSRQLKGVEQNGKVLDRAFLKQVYQLEEGDISELLSHRLQQRDEPSDNRKYGSVEPVVQRLHNTSGNYNNTDASRKMLRNTSMILPRDRDEIGREFYARFAHELETKQKILAVSPTMSKVQRINTYAEAYKKYNISSKKGTVVAKNKRGETKVLVTRPRPSPTNATYLGPMLDFGVDFEETDDFGELVPGYKRLVHPKGHHRERLKKVKDIKNPGVLNSTIWKSYIDLHEYRYILNPKQKCLTDEGTFKRVSLLMIVASAPKNFERRDAIRRSWGMTGRSTEMHLETVFLVGAVSSREVTDDLSRELVNYGDIVQEDFVDSYLNLTIKTVMGLKWASRYCQNAKFVMKTDDDMAVNTIKMLIYLRTAPSRNFVAGKAAFNFDIIRDVYNKFYVPYSVTKDDKYPPYCIGIGYVISMDVVHKAYIAALQTPLFPWEDVFVGLCLRRIGVIPTMIKGFMGGGFFDDAKGGILKTDHTSLNRLRSSYVIHDLTVKQLGMVWGQWAGLAHS, encoded by the coding sequence ATGCGTATGACGGAGATCGTCCGATTCTTCTTCATCCTCGTCATCTCCTCCATGAGCATGACGGTCCTCTGTCAGTTCTACCTTCTCTACCAGAAGAACTACCAGGACATTAGCTTCGGAAGCAGGCAACTAAAAGGAGTGGAGCAGAATGGAAAGGTCCTTGATAGGGCGTTCCTCAAGCAGGTGTACCAACTGGAGGAAGGGGACATATCTGAGCTCCTTTCACATCGATTGCAGCAGCGAGATGAACCCTCCGATAACCGGAAATATGGCTCTGTCGAGCCTGTTGTCCAGAGATTACACAACACCAGTGGGAATTACAACAATACTGACGCATCCAGGAAAATGTTGAGAAACACCTCAATGATCCTGCCAAGAGATAGAGATGAGATCGGGAGAGAGTTCTATGCCAGGTTTGCCCATGAGCTGGAGACCAAGCAAAAGATCTTGGCAGTTTCGCCGACAATGTCGAAGGTTCAACGAATCAACACCTACGCAGAAGCCTACAAGAAGTACAATATCTCGTCTAAGAAGGGCACGGTGGTTGCCAAAAATAAGCGAGGAGAAACCAAGGTCTTGGTGACGCGCCCTCGTCCCTCACCTACCAATGCAACATATCTCGGACCGATGCTGGATTTCGGTGTGGACTTTGAAGAAACTGATGATTTCGGAGAACTGGTCCCTGGATATAAACGGTTGGTTCATCCAAAGGGACACCATAGAGAAAGGTTAAAGAAGGTCAAAGACATAAAGAATCCTGGTGTTTTAAATTCAACTATTTGGAAATCGTATATAGACTTGCATGAGTACAGGTACATCTTAAACCCGAAGCAAAAATGCCTCACAGACGAAGGGACATTCAAGCGTGTATCCTTGCTAATGATTGTTGCATCAGCGCCGAAGAATTTCGAACGTCGTGACGCAATAAGACGAAGTTGGGGTATGACAGGACGGAGCACCGAAATGCATCTTGAAACCGTATTCCTTGTAGGTGCTGTGTCAAGTAGGGAGGTCACTGATGACCTCAGTCGCGAACTCGTCAACTACGGCGACATCGTGCAGGAGGACTTCGTTGATTCCTACCTAAACCTGACTATCAAGACCGTGATGGGTCTCAAGTGGGCCAGCAGGTACTGCCAGAATGCCAAGTTCGTGATGAAGACAGACGATGACATGGCAGTCAACACGATCAAGATGCTAATTTACCTGCGAACAGCGCCCTCACGGAACTTTGTGGCCGGCAAGGCTGCCTTCAACTTTGACATCATACGAGATGTGTATAATAAATTCTACGTTCCATATTCTGTTACGAAGGATGATAAGTATCCGCCATATTGTATCGGGATAGGGTACGTAATATCAATGGACGTGGTTCACAAAGCCTACATTGCCGCACTTCAGACACCACTCTTCCCCTGGGAGGACGTTTTCGTTGGGCTTTGTCTTCGACGGATCGGGGTGATCCCAACCATGATCAAAGGTTTCATGGGAGGAGGGTTCTTCGATGACGCCAAGGGAGGCATCCTGAAGACGGATCATACCTCACTGAACCGTTTAAGATCATCTTACGTCATACATGACCTCACTGTGAAGCAGCTTGGAATGGTTTGGGGCCAGTGGGCTGGGTTAGCTCATTCGTAA